In Micromonospora purpureochromogenes, a single window of DNA contains:
- a CDS encoding DUF5753 domain-containing protein, whose protein sequence is MILWRPLDELPANLRERHRHRHPTPQQIQPRHPQMPGPADLYAWARACGADDAAQDLLRMLGEVQAVHRDWRRRMRQGQAAVQDSYNQLVAESRLIRHFKTVYVPGLLQTADYARRILTEMVELHNLDIADVDAAVATRMQRQHLLYDTSKRFEFLLAEPVLRWLLCPPEVMRGQLDRLQTVVGVPNIRFGILPLGVQLATTPQNSFQMYDDIAIVETFVGETTHRDDEAAAYAKAIERLWSGAVTDEEARRLIVRAAQDLPN, encoded by the coding sequence GTGATTCTTTGGCGTCCCCTCGACGAGCTCCCCGCCAACCTCCGCGAACGCCACCGCCACCGTCATCCGACGCCGCAGCAGATCCAGCCGCGACACCCGCAGATGCCCGGACCCGCCGACCTCTACGCCTGGGCGCGTGCCTGCGGTGCGGACGACGCCGCCCAGGACTTGCTGCGGATGCTTGGTGAGGTCCAGGCCGTGCACCGCGACTGGCGTCGCCGGATGCGCCAGGGTCAAGCCGCGGTCCAGGACAGCTACAACCAGCTCGTCGCCGAGTCGCGCCTCATTCGGCACTTCAAGACCGTCTACGTGCCCGGTCTACTCCAGACCGCCGACTACGCCCGGCGCATCCTCACCGAGATGGTCGAGCTGCACAACCTCGACATAGCCGACGTGGACGCCGCCGTAGCCACCCGGATGCAGCGTCAACACCTGCTGTACGACACCAGCAAGCGGTTCGAGTTCCTGCTAGCCGAGCCCGTGCTGCGGTGGCTGTTGTGCCCGCCCGAGGTCATGCGCGGCCAGCTCGACCGCCTGCAAACCGTCGTCGGCGTACCGAACATCCGGTTCGGCATCCTGCCCCTCGGTGTCCAGCTCGCCACTACCCCGCAGAACTCCTTCCAGATGTACGACGACATCGCCATCGTGGAAACCTTCGTCGGCGAGACCACCCACCGCGACGACGAAGCCGCCGCATACGCCAAGGCCATCGAACGACTCTGGAGCGGAGCCGTCACCGATGAAGAGGCCCGCAGACTCATCGTCCGCGCGGCCCAGGACCTCCCGAACTAG
- a CDS encoding DNA polymerase III subunit delta' encodes MPDVFADLVGQDEAVGTLRHAAAAAAAVLRAAHPVAVGSGQAEVEGEPGVDPGAGMTHAWIFTGPPGSGRSVAARAFAAALQCAYGTGCGECPGCHTTMTGTHADVRLVVPEGLSIGVGEMRALVLRAASTPSGGRWQIVIIEDADRLTEAAGNALLKAIEEPPPRTVFLLCAPSTHPDDVSVTIRSRCRVVPLRQPPAAAVAEVLVRRDGIAPDVAQWAAAAAQGHVGRARRLARDPEARQRRDAVLAVPRRLTGVGAALDAASALIEAAEAEAEASVAEADAAERAALQTALGAGGTGRGAAGAMRGAAGQLKDLEKRQKSRATRAQRDALDRALVDLAGFYRDALTMALRAPVAPVHTDTAAMAEAGAQKWDAEGALRRLEAVLECRAAIEANVKPRIAVEAMMLTLWKG; translated from the coding sequence ATGCCCGACGTCTTCGCCGACCTGGTCGGCCAGGACGAGGCGGTCGGCACGCTGCGCCACGCGGCCGCGGCGGCCGCCGCCGTGCTGCGCGCCGCCCACCCGGTCGCCGTCGGATCGGGACAGGCCGAGGTCGAGGGAGAGCCGGGGGTCGACCCGGGTGCGGGGATGACCCACGCCTGGATCTTCACCGGCCCGCCCGGCTCCGGCCGGTCGGTGGCCGCGCGCGCCTTCGCCGCCGCGCTGCAGTGCGCGTACGGCACGGGCTGCGGCGAGTGCCCCGGCTGCCACACCACGATGACCGGCACCCACGCCGACGTGCGCCTGGTGGTGCCCGAGGGGCTCTCCATCGGGGTCGGCGAGATGCGTGCGCTGGTGCTCCGGGCGGCCAGCACCCCGTCCGGCGGGCGCTGGCAGATCGTGATCATCGAGGACGCCGACCGGCTCACCGAGGCCGCCGGCAACGCCCTGCTCAAGGCGATCGAGGAGCCGCCACCGCGGACCGTCTTCCTGCTCTGTGCCCCGTCCACCCACCCGGACGACGTGTCGGTGACCATCCGGTCGCGCTGCCGGGTCGTACCGCTGCGGCAGCCGCCGGCCGCCGCGGTGGCCGAGGTGCTGGTGCGCCGGGACGGCATCGCGCCCGACGTGGCGCAGTGGGCGGCGGCGGCCGCGCAGGGGCACGTCGGACGGGCCCGGCGGCTGGCCCGCGACCCCGAGGCGCGGCAACGCCGGGACGCGGTGCTGGCGGTGCCCCGCCGGCTGACCGGCGTCGGCGCCGCGCTCGACGCGGCGTCGGCCCTGATCGAGGCGGCCGAGGCGGAGGCCGAGGCGTCCGTGGCCGAGGCCGACGCGGCCGAACGGGCGGCGTTGCAGACCGCGCTCGGCGCGGGCGGCACCGGGCGGGGCGCGGCCGGCGCGATGCGCGGCGCCGCCGGGCAGCTCAAGGACCTGGAGAAGCGGCAGAAGTCACGGGCCACCCGCGCCCAGCGGGACGCGCTGGACCGGGCCCTGGTCGACCTGGCCGGCTTCTACCGGGACGCGCTCACCATGGCGCTGCGCGCCCCGGTCGCCCCGGTGCACACCGACACCGCGGCGATGGCCGAGGCCGGCGCGCAGAAGTGGGACGCCGAGGGCGCCCTGCGGCGGTTGGAGGCCGTGCTGGAGTGCCGGGCGGCGATCGAGGCGAACGTCAAGCCCCGGATCGCGGTCGAGGCGATGATGCTCACCCTCTGGAAGGGATAG
- a CDS encoding TetR family transcriptional regulator — protein sequence MLDACAELVDEVGYEGLTTTLLAERAEVAIGSVYQFFPDKRAIVQALTLRTMESYLQRLDERFASDDLTHWWDGVDAGIDEYITMHRTVPGFRTLHFGDVVDLHLLDEQRDNNGVIADQLARVLTERFGMTDEPRLRFCLEIAVEAADALIKLAFRRKPEGDERVLAEAKALIREYLHRHVDATEAVQPG from the coding sequence ATGTTGGACGCCTGTGCCGAACTCGTCGACGAAGTGGGGTACGAGGGACTGACCACCACGCTGCTCGCCGAACGTGCCGAGGTGGCGATCGGGTCGGTCTACCAGTTCTTTCCGGACAAGCGGGCGATCGTGCAGGCGCTGACCCTGCGCACGATGGAGTCCTACCTGCAGCGGCTCGACGAGCGGTTCGCCTCGGACGACCTGACCCACTGGTGGGACGGTGTCGACGCGGGGATCGACGAGTACATCACGATGCACCGGACGGTCCCGGGGTTCCGTACCCTGCACTTCGGCGACGTGGTCGACCTGCACCTGCTCGATGAGCAGCGGGACAACAACGGCGTGATCGCCGACCAGTTGGCCCGGGTGCTGACCGAGCGGTTCGGCATGACCGACGAACCGCGGCTGCGGTTCTGCCTGGAGATCGCCGTCGAGGCCGCGGACGCCCTGATCAAGCTGGCGTTCCGCCGCAAGCCCGAGGGCGACGAGCGGGTCCTCGCCGAGGCCAAGGCGCTGATCCGTGAGTACCTGCACCGCCACGTGGACGCCACCGAGGCCGTCCAACCCGGCTGA
- the tmk gene encoding dTMP kinase gives MLRIRPFRRLWIVLGAASFGDWLGLLATSVFAAAQVSGSTAKGAAFGTLIAVRLLPALILGPVAGVLADRFDRRWTMVICDLLRFVLFASIPLLALTGASGGVVVSWAAVATFLIETITLLWIPAKEAAVPNLIPRARLETANQLTLITTYGLTPVAAAIGLAVLDRSVRAATGGEMPGWAEPAQLALWFNSFSRLATALVVAFGIKEISQAQASERERTEQSMMRQFTEGWKFIKQTPLVRGLVLGIFGAFAGGGIVIGTAKFFAASLGAGDAAFYMLFGAIFIGLALGIGLGPMIVRDMSRRRWFGMSIVLASASVLVLAFAIHLSMAMLGAILVGAGAGMAFLAGTTLLGGEVADEVRGRVFAVVQIGTRLVLILAIALSSLLVGVGGSRKLTIADLGVSVSSTRLLLLAAGAAGIFAGISAFGQMDDKKGVPVLADLWGSIRGRPLMPAEPFVSTGLFVVFEGGEGAGKSTQLDTLAERLRGQGRDVVVTREPGATGVGQRIRSLVLDNAGAEAPSPRAEALLYAADRAHHVATVVRPALVRGAVVISDRYVDSSLAYQGAGRTLPVEEVSWLSSWATGGLKPDLVVLLDVDPRTGLSRVAARNQGTDRLEAESLAFHERVRYAFLDLAANDPKRYLVLDASRPADEIAALVARRVDEFLVDPAAIVHPRPAHGPDTSVQPELSDAELVTMEHRT, from the coding sequence GTGCTGCGCATCCGGCCGTTCCGTCGGCTCTGGATCGTGCTCGGCGCGGCCTCCTTCGGCGACTGGCTCGGCCTGCTCGCCACCTCCGTCTTCGCCGCCGCCCAGGTCTCCGGCAGCACCGCCAAGGGCGCCGCCTTCGGCACCCTGATCGCGGTCCGGCTGCTGCCGGCGCTGATCCTCGGGCCGGTGGCCGGCGTGCTCGCCGACCGCTTCGACCGGCGCTGGACGATGGTCATCTGCGACCTGCTGCGCTTCGTGCTCTTCGCCTCGATCCCGCTGCTCGCCCTCACCGGGGCCAGCGGTGGCGTGGTGGTCAGCTGGGCGGCGGTCGCCACCTTCCTGATCGAGACCATCACCCTGCTCTGGATCCCGGCCAAGGAGGCCGCGGTCCCCAACCTGATCCCGCGCGCCCGGCTGGAGACCGCCAACCAGCTCACGCTGATCACCACGTACGGGCTGACCCCGGTGGCCGCCGCGATCGGCCTGGCGGTGCTCGACCGCAGCGTCCGCGCGGCGACCGGCGGCGAGATGCCGGGCTGGGCCGAGCCCGCCCAGCTCGCCCTCTGGTTCAACTCCTTCTCCCGGCTGGCCACCGCGCTGGTGGTGGCCTTCGGCATCAAGGAGATCAGCCAGGCGCAGGCCAGCGAGCGGGAGCGCACCGAGCAGAGCATGATGCGCCAGTTCACCGAGGGCTGGAAGTTCATCAAGCAGACCCCGCTGGTACGCGGCCTGGTACTGGGCATCTTCGGCGCGTTCGCCGGCGGCGGCATCGTGATCGGCACGGCCAAGTTCTTCGCCGCCTCGCTCGGCGCCGGCGACGCCGCCTTCTACATGCTCTTCGGGGCGATCTTCATCGGCCTGGCCCTCGGCATCGGGCTCGGCCCGATGATCGTCCGGGACATGTCCCGCCGCCGCTGGTTCGGCATGAGCATCGTGCTGGCCAGCGCGTCCGTGCTGGTGCTCGCCTTCGCCATCCACCTGTCGATGGCCATGCTCGGTGCGATCCTGGTCGGCGCCGGGGCCGGGATGGCCTTCCTCGCCGGCACCACGCTGCTCGGCGGCGAGGTCGCCGACGAGGTGCGCGGCCGGGTCTTCGCGGTGGTGCAGATCGGCACCCGGCTGGTGCTGATCCTGGCCATCGCGCTGAGCAGCCTCCTGGTCGGCGTCGGTGGCTCCCGCAAGCTCACCATCGCCGACCTCGGGGTCTCCGTCTCCTCCACCCGGCTGCTGCTGCTCGCGGCCGGCGCCGCCGGTATCTTCGCCGGGATCAGCGCGTTCGGGCAGATGGACGACAAGAAGGGCGTGCCGGTCCTCGCCGACCTCTGGGGCTCGATCCGGGGTCGCCCGCTGATGCCCGCCGAGCCCTTCGTCTCCACCGGCCTCTTCGTGGTCTTCGAGGGCGGCGAGGGCGCCGGCAAGTCGACCCAGCTCGACACGCTCGCCGAGCGGCTGCGTGGGCAGGGCCGGGACGTGGTGGTCACCCGCGAGCCGGGCGCCACCGGGGTGGGCCAGCGGATCCGGTCGCTGGTGCTCGACAACGCCGGGGCCGAGGCACCCTCGCCGCGCGCCGAGGCGCTGCTCTACGCCGCCGACCGGGCGCACCACGTCGCCACCGTGGTCCGTCCGGCGCTGGTCCGGGGCGCGGTGGTGATCAGCGACCGGTACGTCGACTCCTCCCTGGCCTACCAGGGCGCCGGCCGTACGCTGCCGGTCGAGGAGGTCTCCTGGCTCTCCTCGTGGGCCACCGGCGGGCTCAAGCCCGACCTGGTGGTGCTGCTCGACGTCGACCCGCGCACCGGCCTGTCCCGGGTGGCCGCCCGCAACCAGGGCACCGACCGGCTGGAGGCCGAGTCGCTTGCCTTCCACGAGCGGGTCCGGTACGCCTTCCTCGACCTCGCCGCCAACGACCCGAAGCGCTACCTGGTGCTGGACGCCTCCCGGCCGGCCGACGAGATCGCCGCCCTGGTCGCCCGCCGGGTCGACGAGTTCCTGGTGGACCCGGCCGCCATCGTGCACCCGCGCCCCGCGCACGGGCCGGACACCTCGGTGCAGCCCGAGTTATCCGACGCGGAGCTGGTGACGATGGAGCACCGGACCTGA
- a CDS encoding D-arabinono-1,4-lactone oxidase: MAGTATAWSNWAGNQHSIATAILRPATLDAVTEAVRDAAAAGERIRVVGSGHSFTPIAVADGRRIELTNLATEVRVDRDRRLVTVPAGMTLHALNALLARHGLALPNLGDIDAQTVAGAISTGTHGTGAGYGCLSTFVTALTLVTGTGEVLRCSADEQPDVFAAARVGLGALGVLVEVSLRCVDAFVLRAHERPAPLDSVLAELPTLIDAHDHVEFYWFPYTARVQVKTNDRVPADDRPLPRWRGWLDDDFLANTVFAGACRLGRAVPALAPTISAVSARALTERSYTGRSDTVFCTPRRVRFVEMEYALPRAALPTALDALRRIVDGLPFKVLFPVEVRFTAADDIWLSHGYGRESAYVAIHQYVGMPYEPYFRAFEQVATDLGGRPHWGKLHYRDAASLATAYPRFADFLAVRDRLDPDRLFTNPHLDRILG, from the coding sequence ATGGCCGGTACCGCCACCGCATGGTCCAACTGGGCCGGCAACCAGCACAGCATCGCCACCGCCATCCTGCGCCCCGCCACGCTGGACGCCGTCACCGAGGCCGTCCGGGACGCCGCCGCGGCGGGTGAACGCATCCGGGTGGTCGGCAGCGGCCACTCGTTCACCCCGATCGCCGTGGCCGACGGCCGGCGGATCGAGTTGACCAACCTGGCGACCGAGGTCCGGGTCGACCGGGACCGACGCCTGGTCACCGTGCCCGCCGGGATGACCCTGCACGCGCTCAACGCGCTGCTCGCCCGGCACGGGCTCGCGCTGCCCAACCTCGGCGACATCGACGCCCAGACCGTCGCCGGCGCGATCTCCACCGGCACCCACGGCACCGGAGCAGGATACGGCTGCCTGTCCACCTTCGTCACGGCGCTGACCCTGGTCACCGGCACCGGCGAGGTGCTGCGCTGCTCCGCCGACGAGCAGCCGGACGTCTTCGCCGCCGCCCGGGTCGGGCTGGGCGCGCTCGGCGTGCTGGTCGAGGTGAGCCTGCGCTGCGTCGACGCCTTCGTGCTGCGCGCCCACGAGCGCCCGGCGCCGCTGGACTCGGTGCTCGCCGAGCTGCCGACACTGATCGACGCGCACGACCACGTCGAGTTCTACTGGTTCCCGTACACCGCCCGGGTGCAGGTCAAGACCAACGACCGGGTGCCCGCCGACGACCGGCCGCTGCCCCGGTGGCGCGGCTGGCTGGACGACGACTTCCTCGCCAACACCGTCTTCGCCGGCGCCTGCCGGCTGGGCCGCGCCGTGCCGGCGCTGGCCCCGACCATCAGCGCGGTCTCCGCCCGGGCGCTCACCGAACGCAGCTACACCGGCCGCTCCGACACGGTCTTCTGCACCCCGCGCCGGGTCCGCTTCGTGGAGATGGAGTACGCCCTGCCGCGCGCCGCCCTGCCGACCGCGCTCGACGCGCTCCGGCGGATCGTCGACGGGCTGCCGTTCAAGGTGCTCTTCCCGGTCGAGGTGCGGTTCACCGCCGCCGACGACATCTGGCTGTCGCACGGCTACGGCCGGGAGTCCGCGTACGTGGCGATCCACCAGTACGTCGGCATGCCGTACGAGCCGTACTTCCGGGCCTTCGAGCAGGTGGCGACCGACCTCGGCGGCCGGCCGCACTGGGGCAAGCTGCACTACCGGGACGCGGCGTCGCTCGCCACGGCGTACCCCCGCTTCGCCGACTTCCTGGCGGTCCGCGACCGCCTGGACCCGGACCGGCTCTTCACCAACCCGCACCTGGACCGGATCCTCGGCTGA
- a CDS encoding PSP1 domain-containing protein, translating into MGMLCAVSFNRYGRLYYLDPGELRPQVGDRVLVPTDDGPEVAECVWAAQWVSEETDGFPKLAGLAQEEDLRRDELLRRRKAEAKVAAKRLIREHELPMKVVAVDHVLGEGDVGGERTTVYFTAPHRVDFRSLVRDLGATLRCRVELRQLSARDSARVQGGIGSCGRDLCCATFLNDFEPVTIRMAKDQDLPLNPLRISGACGRLMCCLKYEHPLYQRFQESAPPVGTRVSTPEGDGKVVGHSVPRDAVTVRLDADGSRCSCSRASVCAPRQAHDQHYSA; encoded by the coding sequence ATGGGCATGCTCTGCGCGGTCAGCTTCAACCGGTACGGGCGCCTCTACTATCTCGACCCGGGTGAGCTGCGGCCGCAGGTCGGGGACCGGGTGCTGGTCCCGACCGACGACGGGCCCGAGGTGGCCGAGTGCGTCTGGGCGGCGCAGTGGGTGTCGGAGGAGACCGACGGCTTCCCGAAGCTGGCCGGGCTGGCTCAGGAGGAGGACCTGCGCCGCGACGAGCTGCTGCGCCGGCGCAAGGCCGAGGCGAAGGTGGCCGCCAAGCGGCTGATCCGGGAGCACGAGTTGCCGATGAAGGTCGTCGCCGTGGACCACGTCCTGGGCGAGGGCGACGTCGGCGGCGAGCGGACCACCGTCTACTTCACCGCCCCGCACCGGGTGGACTTCCGCTCCCTGGTCCGCGACCTGGGCGCGACCCTGCGCTGCCGGGTCGAGCTGCGCCAGCTCTCCGCCCGGGACTCGGCGCGGGTGCAGGGCGGCATCGGCTCCTGCGGTCGCGACCTGTGCTGCGCCACCTTCCTCAACGACTTCGAGCCGGTGACCATCCGGATGGCGAAGGACCAGGACCTGCCGCTCAACCCGCTGCGGATCTCCGGCGCCTGCGGCCGGCTGATGTGCTGCCTGAAGTACGAGCACCCGCTCTACCAACGCTTCCAGGAGTCCGCCCCGCCGGTCGGCACCAGGGTTTCCACGCCGGAGGGCGACGGCAAGGTGGTCGGCCACAGCGTCCCCCGGGACGCGGTCACGGTACGGCTGGACGCCGACGGCTCCCGCTGCTCCTGCTCCCGCGCCTCGGTCTGCGCCCCCCGCCAGGCCCACGACCAGCACTACTCCGCCTGA
- a CDS encoding YbaB/EbfC family nucleoid-associated protein has translation MPREIDEAWIEEAVRRYRRIESLQAEFDQAVNTVEVTVRSPDGLVEVVVTAGGRITDVRFLGPLHSRHPRDVAGSVQAAVTAAADAAQWAREKLHNETFAAYRPLAGA, from the coding sequence ATGCCGCGCGAGATCGACGAGGCGTGGATCGAGGAGGCGGTGCGGCGCTACCGCCGGATCGAGTCCCTCCAGGCCGAGTTCGACCAGGCGGTCAACACCGTCGAGGTCACCGTCCGGTCGCCGGACGGGCTGGTCGAGGTGGTGGTGACCGCCGGTGGCCGGATCACCGACGTCCGCTTCCTCGGCCCGCTGCACTCCCGCCACCCGCGCGACGTCGCCGGCTCGGTGCAGGCCGCCGTCACCGCCGCGGCGGACGCCGCGCAGTGGGCCCGGGAGAAGCTGCACAACGAGACCTTCGCGGCGTACCGGCCGCTGGCGGGGGCCTGA
- a CDS encoding amino acid deaminase/aldolase, protein MAIDSDTLRERLDSATAHLDPPYAVVDLTAFDANAAALVDRAGGKPVRAASKSIRSRELTTRALGRPGWAGVMAFTLSEATWLVRSGVTDDALVAYPTAERAALAELATDPALAAAITLMIDGTDQLDLVDAVRAPGRRPELRVCLELDASWRPLGGRVHVGVRRSPVHSARAAGALAAAVAARPGFRLVGLMAYEAQIAGLGDAPPGRAVMGAAIRLAQRGSYRELLARRGAAVAAVREHADLEFVNGGGTGSVAATSADPAVTEVTAGSGLYGPTLFDAYRAWQPTPAAFFACAVVRRPTPQLATVLGGGWIASGPAERSRLPRPWLPAGLTLVGTEGAGEVQTPLAGAAAAGLRVGDRVWFRHAKAGELCEHVNELHLVSGDQVVATVPTYRGEGHAFL, encoded by the coding sequence GTGGCCATCGACAGCGACACCCTGCGCGAGCGCCTCGACTCGGCGACCGCCCACCTCGACCCGCCGTACGCCGTGGTCGACCTCACGGCCTTCGACGCCAACGCCGCCGCGCTGGTCGACCGGGCGGGCGGCAAGCCGGTCCGCGCCGCCAGCAAGTCGATCCGCTCCCGGGAGCTGACCACCCGGGCGCTGGGCCGGCCGGGCTGGGCCGGCGTGATGGCGTTCACCCTGTCCGAGGCGACCTGGCTGGTCCGCTCCGGCGTGACCGACGACGCGCTGGTCGCGTATCCGACAGCGGAGCGGGCGGCGCTCGCCGAGCTGGCCACCGACCCGGCGCTCGCCGCGGCGATCACCCTGATGATCGACGGCACCGACCAGCTCGACCTCGTCGACGCGGTCCGCGCCCCCGGCCGGCGGCCGGAGCTGCGGGTCTGCCTCGAGTTGGACGCCTCCTGGCGACCGCTGGGCGGGCGGGTGCACGTCGGGGTGCGCCGCTCACCGGTGCACAGCGCCCGGGCCGCCGGCGCGCTCGCCGCCGCCGTCGCCGCCCGACCGGGCTTCCGGCTGGTCGGGCTGATGGCGTACGAGGCGCAGATCGCCGGCCTCGGCGACGCGCCGCCGGGGCGGGCCGTCATGGGCGCCGCGATCCGGCTGGCGCAGCGCGGGTCGTACCGGGAACTGCTGGCCCGTCGGGGTGCGGCGGTCGCGGCGGTACGCGAACACGCCGACCTGGAGTTCGTCAACGGCGGCGGCACCGGCAGCGTCGCCGCCACCAGCGCCGATCCCGCGGTCACCGAGGTGACCGCGGGATCGGGCCTGTACGGGCCGACGCTGTTCGACGCGTACCGCGCCTGGCAGCCGACCCCGGCGGCGTTCTTCGCCTGCGCCGTGGTCCGCCGGCCGACGCCGCAGCTGGCGACGGTGCTCGGCGGCGGCTGGATCGCCTCCGGCCCGGCCGAGCGGAGCCGGCTGCCCCGGCCCTGGCTGCCGGCCGGGCTGACGCTGGTCGGCACCGAGGGAGCCGGTGAGGTGCAGACCCCGCTGGCCGGCGCCGCGGCGGCCGGGCTGCGGGTCGGCGACCGGGTGTGGTTCCGGCACGCCAAGGCGGGCGAGCTCTGCGAGCACGTCAACGAGTTGCACCTGGTCTCCGGTGACCAGGTGGTCGCCACCGTGCCCACCTACCGCGGCGAGGGGCACGCCTTCCTCTGA
- a CDS encoding tyrosine-type recombinase/integrase, protein MTVAVAFAEVGGELVEGTPKNHQRRSVPIPRFLVDELAVHVAGKRRDALVFTAPNGGPLRNTNFRSRVFAPAAASVGLAGLTPHDLRHTAASLAVAAGANVKAVQRMLRHASASMTLDVYAGLFGDDLDAVANRLDEAVAARDYSRTRPPAAA, encoded by the coding sequence ATGACGGTGGCGGTGGCGTTCGCGGAGGTTGGCGGGGAGCTCGTCGAGGGGACGCCAAAGAATCACCAGCGCCGGTCGGTGCCTATTCCGCGGTTCCTCGTCGACGAGCTGGCCGTCCACGTCGCCGGGAAGCGTCGGGACGCGCTGGTGTTCACCGCCCCGAACGGCGGGCCACTGCGCAATACCAACTTCCGGTCGCGGGTCTTCGCGCCGGCTGCGGCATCGGTCGGGCTGGCGGGGCTGACTCCGCACGACCTGCGGCACACGGCGGCGAGCCTGGCCGTGGCGGCGGGGGCCAACGTCAAGGCGGTGCAGCGGATGCTCAGGCACGCCTCGGCGTCGATGACGCTGGACGTGTACGCGGGGCTGTTCGGTGACGACCTGGACGCGGTCGCCAACCGGCTGGACGAGGCGGTCGCCGCACGGGACTATTCAAGGACTCGACCCCCAGCGGCGGCGTGA